One genomic region from Chthonomonas calidirosea T49 encodes:
- a CDS encoding NCS2 family permease, with amino-acid sequence MLEKQFTLAARHTNIRTEVAAGFTTFMTMAYILFVNPSILSNIPGLEHSAPALAAATALTAAVPTLLMALLTNTPYALAPGMGLNGVLTFDVCLQHRVPWQTAMGVVVIEGAIIAVLALTRAREAIMNAIPMGLKRAIAVGIGLFITLLGMVNAGLVKANTADAPLTYGSFHHKEVLVASIGLAMTLLFVAFRWRAALLLGILCTTIVALFAKVAHLPPAHQLLQLPQFTTLGRADVLGALHPALWSTILAFVMSDFFDAMGTILGVGQQANLVDAAGRLPRLREILFVDGFAALWGGFCGASSATTYIESASGVAVGGRTGLTSLVVGCLFLLALFFSPLVTIVPAQATAPALIIVGFLMLSSVRDIEFHRLEEGFPAFITIVTIPFTYSIARGIGLGFLSYLLVMLAQRRWREINPLLVIVSALFVLSFWLS; translated from the coding sequence ATGCTTGAAAAACAATTTACCCTGGCAGCACGTCATACCAACATCCGTACAGAGGTGGCTGCCGGCTTCACCACTTTTATGACGATGGCCTACATCCTCTTCGTGAACCCCTCCATTCTCTCCAATATTCCGGGCCTAGAGCATAGTGCACCCGCATTGGCAGCCGCAACGGCTCTTACTGCCGCCGTTCCTACCCTGCTTATGGCATTGCTAACAAATACGCCCTATGCCTTAGCGCCTGGCATGGGGCTCAACGGTGTGCTTACCTTCGATGTCTGTTTGCAACATCGCGTACCTTGGCAAACCGCTATGGGCGTCGTGGTGATTGAGGGGGCGATCATCGCGGTGCTTGCGCTTACGCGGGCTCGTGAGGCCATTATGAACGCCATCCCTATGGGATTAAAAAGAGCGATAGCTGTGGGCATCGGTCTGTTCATCACCCTTCTAGGCATGGTGAACGCCGGCCTCGTAAAGGCGAATACCGCCGATGCCCCTCTCACCTACGGCTCGTTTCACCACAAAGAGGTGCTTGTGGCCAGCATTGGGCTGGCTATGACCCTTCTCTTTGTGGCCTTTCGCTGGCGGGCGGCGCTGCTGTTGGGCATTCTCTGCACCACTATCGTTGCCCTTTTCGCAAAAGTAGCCCATCTCCCTCCCGCCCACCAGCTGCTTCAACTGCCTCAGTTCACCACCCTAGGGCGCGCAGATGTGCTTGGCGCTTTGCATCCGGCCCTTTGGTCCACCATTTTGGCCTTTGTCATGAGCGATTTCTTCGATGCCATGGGCACCATCCTTGGCGTAGGGCAACAGGCGAACCTTGTAGATGCGGCAGGACGTCTGCCTCGTCTCCGTGAAATTCTGTTCGTGGATGGGTTTGCCGCCCTCTGGGGTGGCTTCTGTGGTGCATCGAGCGCAACCACCTACATAGAGAGCGCCAGTGGCGTGGCCGTGGGCGGTCGTACCGGCCTGACCTCCCTCGTCGTTGGCTGTCTCTTTCTGCTCGCACTGTTTTTCTCACCCCTAGTCACCATCGTACCAGCACAGGCCACCGCACCGGCTCTTATCATTGTGGGATTTCTTATGCTATCGAGCGTCCGTGACATCGAATTTCATCGGTTGGAGGAGGGTTTTCCGGCATTCATTACCATCGTCACTATCCCATTTACTTACTCCATCGCCCGTGGAATCGGCTTAGGCTTTCTCTCCTACCTGCTCGTTATGCTGGCACAACGACGCTGGCGTGAGATAAACCCCCTTCTGGTGATCGTCTCGGCGCTTTTCGTTCTCTCCTTTTGGTTAAGTTGA
- a CDS encoding phosphoadenylyl-sulfate reductase: MTLPPPSREALTALSNCLEEHSPQEILAWAVKIYGERLAMATAFGAEGCVLLDMLAQLGPLAKLPFIFNLETGYQFPETLALRERIQERYGLTVHFVRPKETVEQMEARFGGPIYHTNPDECCRLRKIVPLRKVLKDFDAWVSAIRRDQTPDRAQAGIVEWDSKFGLVKISPLANWTREDVWAYIRTHNVPYNPLHDRGYPSIGCWPCTRPVREGEDERAGRWAGFQKTECGLHSRRTVRSS; the protein is encoded by the coding sequence ATGACCCTGCCACCACCAAGCCGTGAAGCTCTTACAGCCTTGAGTAACTGCCTCGAAGAGCATTCACCTCAAGAGATTCTGGCCTGGGCGGTCAAAATCTACGGAGAGAGGCTGGCTATGGCCACCGCCTTTGGTGCAGAAGGTTGTGTTCTCTTAGACATGCTGGCGCAACTCGGCCCCCTTGCGAAACTTCCTTTTATCTTCAATCTTGAAACCGGCTACCAGTTTCCAGAAACGCTGGCTTTGAGAGAGCGTATTCAAGAGCGCTACGGTCTCACCGTTCATTTCGTGCGTCCTAAAGAGACCGTCGAACAGATGGAGGCTCGCTTTGGCGGCCCGATCTATCACACCAACCCCGACGAGTGCTGCCGTCTAAGGAAAATTGTTCCCCTCCGCAAGGTACTCAAAGACTTCGATGCGTGGGTAAGCGCTATCCGCCGCGATCAAACCCCCGACCGTGCTCAGGCCGGTATTGTAGAATGGGACTCCAAATTCGGCCTGGTCAAAATAAGCCCGCTGGCAAATTGGACTCGAGAGGATGTCTGGGCTTATATCCGTACCCACAACGTACCCTACAACCCCCTCCATGATCGCGGTTACCCCTCTATAGGCTGCTGGCCCTGTACACGCCCCGTGCGCGAAGGGGAGGACGAACGTGCAGGACGTTGGGCTGGATTTCAAAAAACGGAGTGCGGCCTCCATAGTCGCCGCACCGTACGGAGCTCTTAG
- a CDS encoding N-acetylmuramoyl-L-alanine amidase: protein MFCLSWRQAKADSTLRPVRVFVGDKPLEASSSPLTDGNETFVPLDILGMVGAQGHLNKRGDAVEITYGHPMQEAELAVARPEGKPMLALSDLARLLPADILTVDSHDNRTPKATSFDEVYLLARVTDVRLQQGAIRFTTSFPVPYQVRMIDEDGQRVGYVDCLGAKLSSDEPNQTLPDDDPQTQNLRVGQFKPDVVRVAVNLPLSLRVRIGDGQADAEGQVIVVLWKDPKGAAKMAAIASKADTTGKSQGSGGLQMPTTPGGETTVTTTSPSGALGANAAANPTETTNGESGEGNNPASPNAPSATKFVQIQRIVFEPDNDQNATLRIFTTGPLQPSIRYTTDGGLQLDLPGAVLALTDSTQADQSFQHPLLTEVQAIALDQTPPVVRIRLRTPRYDGFVLDPRTDQVVLRLRLPRNATGVLADKLIVLDPGHGGSATGATAGGYAEKNITLAIALKLRRVLEACGARVVMTRDRDRDVDLSARPALANSIHADFFISIHNDACSHPGEASGTTTYYHMEDPSSRALANCVQQAVAAVTGLPSRGARSDSSLYQHGLAVLRESQMPAILIEVAYIDNPVDRRKLIDPNFQEKVAEAICRGLRLYIEGHPQTALLLPADR, encoded by the coding sequence ATGTTTTGTCTGTCTTGGAGACAAGCGAAAGCGGATAGCACGCTACGCCCCGTCCGCGTTTTTGTGGGAGATAAGCCGTTAGAGGCTTCGAGTTCGCCGCTAACCGACGGCAACGAAACCTTCGTTCCGCTCGATATCCTTGGGATGGTTGGGGCCCAGGGACATCTCAACAAACGGGGAGATGCCGTAGAGATCACCTATGGGCATCCTATGCAGGAGGCTGAGCTTGCCGTTGCACGACCGGAAGGGAAGCCTATGCTGGCGCTCTCCGACTTAGCACGTCTGCTTCCCGCGGATATCCTCACGGTGGATAGCCATGACAATCGTACGCCGAAGGCGACGAGTTTCGACGAAGTTTACCTGTTGGCACGCGTCACCGATGTGCGTCTACAGCAGGGAGCGATACGCTTTACTACCTCTTTCCCCGTACCCTACCAGGTGCGCATGATAGATGAGGATGGACAGCGTGTAGGCTATGTGGACTGTCTTGGCGCAAAACTATCCTCTGATGAGCCCAATCAGACCCTGCCCGACGACGATCCACAGACACAAAACTTGCGTGTAGGGCAGTTCAAGCCCGACGTGGTGCGCGTGGCAGTGAATCTGCCCTTGAGCTTGCGGGTTCGTATAGGCGATGGACAGGCCGATGCCGAAGGGCAGGTTATTGTGGTGCTGTGGAAAGATCCGAAGGGGGCTGCAAAGATGGCTGCTATAGCATCAAAAGCCGATACAACAGGGAAATCGCAAGGCTCCGGCGGGCTACAAATGCCAACGACACCAGGTGGAGAGACGACAGTAACGACCACATCGCCTTCCGGCGCATTGGGCGCCAATGCTGCGGCAAACCCGACGGAGACGACCAATGGGGAGTCGGGAGAAGGGAACAATCCCGCAAGTCCGAACGCCCCTTCGGCCACAAAGTTTGTTCAGATTCAACGCATCGTATTTGAACCAGACAACGATCAAAACGCCACGCTTCGTATATTTACAACTGGGCCTTTGCAGCCCTCCATTCGTTATACAACAGACGGTGGATTGCAGCTAGACTTGCCCGGTGCCGTTCTGGCACTGACCGATTCGACCCAAGCCGACCAAAGCTTTCAGCATCCTCTATTGACCGAAGTGCAGGCGATTGCGCTGGATCAGACGCCTCCTGTGGTGCGCATTCGGTTGCGTACTCCGCGCTACGACGGGTTTGTGCTTGATCCACGCACCGATCAGGTGGTTTTGCGCCTGCGTCTACCACGCAACGCAACCGGCGTTTTGGCAGATAAGCTGATTGTTTTAGACCCAGGGCATGGCGGTTCCGCGACGGGGGCGACGGCGGGCGGTTACGCTGAAAAGAACATCACCTTGGCGATTGCACTCAAGTTGCGACGGGTTTTAGAGGCGTGTGGTGCACGTGTGGTGATGACGCGAGATAGAGATAGGGACGTAGACCTCTCTGCACGGCCGGCCCTAGCGAACTCTATTCATGCGGACTTTTTTATCAGCATTCACAATGACGCTTGTAGCCATCCTGGTGAGGCGTCCGGTACCACTACCTACTACCATATGGAAGACCCAAGTAGCAGGGCGTTAGCCAACTGTGTACAACAGGCTGTGGCGGCCGTAACAGGCTTGCCTAGCCGTGGAGCCCGCTCCGATAGCAGCCTCTACCAGCATGGGCTGGCTGTGCTACGCGAAAGTCAGATGCCCGCCATTCTCATTGAGGTGGCCTATATTGATAATCCGGTGGATCGGCGCAAACTCATAGACCCAAATTTCCAAGAAAAGGTGGCCGAAGCCATCTGTCGAGGGTTACGCCTCTATATTGAAGGGCATCCGCAGACAGCTCTGTTGCTGCCTGCAGACAGATAG
- a CDS encoding DUF6600 domain-containing protein has product MRKRCYFMTVITLLMAVAFTLLSRVGFAQDDGQGYRIQENGSSTFTPSTPSETTLSPSQQNEAGAVRLARFSYVEGNVTWRPSTSADWSYASVNLPIRQGAQVWVTDGGRAEIQFDDGSLLRLGGGALATLQTLYSDSQGEFTQIILTNGLATMVTRHAYSIYQIDTPDASIKVNEKARVRVGVGDGVEVCVQEGRAVLDGEQGEAELRAGDYVFLRSIDSPYNVHPAPPEDEWDLWNDHRDRVMLYGTQHLPPNIGLVAGDLDDYGDWRYTPNYGYVWCPHITRADWRPYCDGHWVWVVPFGWTWVSDEPWGWAPYHYGTWVYEPFGWAWVPGPACQYWQPAVVDFSVCEDRVIWAPLAPEEVRYPSTLTIAFAHGDWAAYFSIAQAAVYYPVASSYCVPRPFDTVYVNQVTYINNVTNINEAPPGVPLTAFQRFQQTTEYYAATHLNRGSVLFVPRNARRAPGATYATLATFREASAYHPLPPSEADLFARGQAPETNQSVEPIAGPPSVLPTPLSFIPVRSRVPLVTPPSALQTRAVFHAPTASVRGRVGIEQTTPTNPSHVLPPLVRSYRSGSDLSEFSPSRSRDFGVRASSPAVNGTTMPPSEITSRVRPLSPSYLTDRRAPGRVGNYGTNENRAADAAALARRELGFTPSQPIQNGQFQRPFLPSERRDRPSVGTSPNNRLSSPTAPTPRFTPSPQWPGNRSQQPVERGAPPQMLPYTPSQFHDDRGLPTYTPHPVQPTWNPPAVPPRREAPYVPPPAPSPPVYHAPSPPPAPHVAPSSPSGGGNHASGGSSTSRDRPKR; this is encoded by the coding sequence ATGCGAAAGAGATGCTACTTTATGACGGTGATCACGCTGTTGATGGCTGTGGCATTCACGCTGCTGAGTCGTGTGGGGTTTGCTCAGGATGATGGCCAAGGATATCGCATTCAAGAGAACGGCTCAAGCACTTTTACCCCTTCTACTCCTTCTGAGACTACACTGTCTCCGTCCCAGCAGAATGAAGCGGGGGCTGTGCGCCTAGCGCGCTTCTCTTACGTGGAAGGCAACGTAACGTGGCGTCCTAGCACCTCTGCTGATTGGAGTTATGCCTCGGTGAATCTGCCGATTAGGCAAGGGGCACAGGTATGGGTGACGGATGGAGGCCGTGCAGAGATTCAGTTTGATGACGGCAGCCTATTGAGGTTGGGAGGGGGTGCTCTTGCGACCTTGCAGACGCTCTACAGCGATTCCCAAGGGGAGTTTACACAGATCATTTTAACCAATGGATTGGCCACCATGGTAACGCGCCACGCCTACTCCATCTATCAGATAGATACGCCGGATGCCTCGATTAAAGTCAACGAAAAGGCACGTGTGCGCGTCGGGGTAGGAGATGGCGTGGAGGTTTGTGTGCAGGAGGGACGCGCCGTGCTGGATGGAGAGCAAGGGGAGGCGGAACTACGGGCAGGCGACTACGTTTTTCTCCGAAGTATAGATAGCCCGTACAACGTTCACCCTGCGCCTCCCGAAGATGAGTGGGACCTTTGGAACGATCATCGTGATCGGGTAATGCTGTATGGTACCCAGCATCTGCCACCTAACATCGGCTTGGTGGCTGGCGATTTGGACGACTACGGCGATTGGCGCTATACCCCCAATTACGGCTACGTTTGGTGCCCTCACATTACCCGGGCGGACTGGCGCCCCTATTGCGATGGCCACTGGGTATGGGTAGTGCCTTTTGGTTGGACGTGGGTCTCCGATGAGCCGTGGGGCTGGGCACCCTATCACTACGGTACCTGGGTTTATGAGCCGTTTGGTTGGGCATGGGTGCCAGGCCCTGCTTGTCAATACTGGCAGCCAGCCGTGGTGGATTTCAGCGTCTGTGAAGACCGCGTGATCTGGGCACCGTTGGCTCCTGAAGAGGTTCGCTATCCGAGCACGCTCACCATTGCGTTTGCTCATGGGGATTGGGCTGCCTACTTCTCGATTGCACAAGCAGCCGTCTACTACCCCGTAGCCTCCTCTTACTGTGTGCCACGACCTTTCGATACGGTGTATGTGAATCAGGTGACCTACATTAACAATGTAACGAATATCAATGAAGCACCTCCTGGTGTTCCCTTAACGGCGTTTCAGCGGTTCCAGCAGACAACAGAGTACTACGCGGCAACGCATCTGAATCGAGGCAGTGTGCTCTTTGTCCCGCGCAACGCGCGCCGAGCGCCTGGAGCCACCTATGCCACCCTCGCCACCTTCCGTGAAGCAAGTGCCTATCATCCGCTGCCGCCTTCAGAGGCCGATCTCTTCGCCAGGGGCCAAGCACCAGAGACCAATCAAAGTGTAGAACCGATTGCCGGCCCGCCAAGCGTGCTTCCAACACCGCTCTCTTTCATCCCTGTGCGCTCACGGGTACCGCTTGTTACACCTCCATCAGCTTTGCAGACACGTGCGGTATTTCATGCTCCGACGGCCTCGGTGCGAGGGCGTGTCGGTATCGAGCAGACGACACCCACAAACCCCTCGCATGTTCTACCACCACTCGTTCGTTCGTATCGTAGCGGCTCTGATCTGTCGGAGTTCTCCCCATCGCGTTCAAGGGACTTCGGCGTACGAGCGTCTAGCCCCGCGGTGAACGGAACGACGATGCCGCCTTCGGAAATAACATCTCGAGTAAGACCATTGTCCCCATCCTATCTTACCGATCGTCGGGCACCAGGTCGGGTAGGTAATTATGGAACGAACGAGAACAGAGCGGCCGATGCCGCGGCTTTGGCAAGGCGTGAGCTAGGCTTTACACCGAGCCAGCCGATTCAAAATGGACAGTTTCAGCGACCCTTCTTGCCTTCAGAGCGTCGTGACCGACCCAGTGTAGGGACGTCCCCGAATAATAGGCTGAGCAGTCCCACTGCGCCCACACCGCGCTTTACTCCCAGCCCGCAGTGGCCTGGGAACCGGTCACAGCAACCCGTAGAGCGCGGCGCTCCGCCACAAATGCTTCCTTATACTCCATCGCAGTTCCATGATGATCGTGGCTTGCCGACATACACACCACATCCAGTTCAGCCAACGTGGAACCCGCCGGCTGTGCCGCCGCGACGAGAGGCCCCCTACGTGCCACCGCCTGCGCCATCGCCCCCTGTCTATCATGCACCGTCGCCTCCGCCCGCGCCCCATGTAGCGCCGAGCAGCCCCAGTGGCGGAGGAAACCATGCGAGTGGTGGCTCCAGCACGTCACGAGATCGCCCAAAGCGTTAA
- a CDS encoding YncE family protein, with amino-acid sequence MGKFLRTCFHLVGWLITAGLVGNCIPIPSKLPLTWVADIPLPGGTSRFDYESLDPVHHLLFIAHLGADSVVVFNTQKRKVVAVIPNLPSVHGVLVVPSIKRIYASATGENRVAAIDEGSLHILARIPTGNYPDGMAYDPLNKKLYVSDEFGRTETVIDTQTNRRLKTIPLGGEAGNSQYNPIDHRIYVDVQTLNQLVAIDPGTDTIAARYPIPPTCERDHSLLIAPAQMLAFVACEGNAKLAVFSLKTMRFLPSVFTVGQDPDVLAFDPSLHRLYVASESGVLAVFQVEGAVLHKLGQAYLAYRAHSVAVDPQTQEVYLPLQNVKGHAVLRILREN; translated from the coding sequence ATGGGAAAATTTTTAAGAACCTGCTTCCATCTTGTCGGTTGGTTAATTACCGCAGGCCTTGTCGGCAACTGCATTCCCATCCCATCTAAACTCCCGCTTACGTGGGTTGCCGACATCCCTCTGCCTGGAGGAACGAGCCGATTCGATTACGAGAGTCTCGATCCCGTCCACCATCTCCTTTTCATCGCACATTTGGGAGCGGATAGTGTTGTGGTTTTTAATACCCAAAAACGCAAAGTAGTTGCGGTTATCCCTAATCTACCCTCTGTTCACGGTGTCCTTGTTGTTCCCTCCATCAAACGCATTTATGCTTCAGCCACCGGTGAAAATAGGGTAGCTGCCATTGACGAAGGCTCTCTACACATTCTTGCACGCATTCCAACCGGAAACTACCCAGACGGCATGGCCTACGATCCGTTGAACAAAAAGCTCTATGTATCTGACGAATTTGGGCGCACTGAAACCGTCATAGATACGCAGACGAATCGCCGTTTGAAGACCATCCCGCTTGGAGGCGAGGCAGGAAACAGCCAATACAATCCAATTGACCACCGCATCTATGTGGACGTGCAAACGTTGAACCAGCTCGTTGCGATAGATCCTGGCACGGATACAATTGCTGCTCGCTACCCTATTCCGCCTACCTGCGAGCGCGATCACAGTTTGCTCATCGCGCCGGCTCAGATGCTGGCCTTTGTCGCTTGTGAGGGCAATGCAAAGCTTGCTGTTTTCTCTTTAAAGACCATGCGTTTTCTGCCGTCGGTATTTACGGTGGGCCAAGACCCTGATGTTCTTGCATTTGACCCATCGCTCCATCGCCTTTATGTGGCAAGCGAAAGTGGCGTGCTTGCCGTTTTTCAGGTAGAAGGCGCCGTGCTGCACAAGCTTGGCCAAGCGTATCTGGCGTACCGTGCCCATAGTGTGGCGGTAGACCCACAAACTCAGGAAGTCTACCTACCGTTGCAGAATGTAAAAGGTCATGCTGTACTGCGCATCCTTCGTGAGAATTGA